The Venturia canescens isolate UGA chromosome 7, ASM1945775v1, whole genome shotgun sequence genome segment TAACTTCCGAACAACGATGAATTTTCGGTTGTTCTACATTATATTGTAATATTGTTATCTATAATGCAAAAATAATTCTTTCGTGTCTCTCTTCATAATTGGGCAATGGAATAATTTTGTTATCACATTCTGATCAACTCTATGAAAATATCAACAACAAACTAAAGTGCTTTCATCGTACAATCATAATCCATTATTCACTCGAGCTAATAATTTTTTAGCTTGCTGTGGAACATGGGATGGGACCAAAAATACGTGCGATAGAATTTTGTCCATACGTTACAGAAATAATGTATATGAATGGtaagtttgaaaaagttttatttgttttccttACTAATAAAATGAGAACAGTACAGAACATTGTTTTGGGCAGAAACTGCTCAATGTCAAAAATGTGTATCGTTAAGtgtaatataaaaatgaaaaaaaaaaaagaattggcATCAATTATCGCATAATGCAATAAGATAGACACAAGAATCTTGTGTGTCCATTTTGGAAAAGCCTTTCTATGATATTTATCTTCGTTTCCATTATCATTTCAATGCATTGTTCTTTTATTCCTTGCATTTTAATATTCCATATCTGTTTAATTGTATCAGAAAAGTTGGATAACGATGAAATAGCAGCAGAATTGGAAGACTACATGGACACAAATTTTAGTACAGAATTGGAGGACAACAGTGCAATTCAAGTAGCAAACGAATTGCTacgtttttataaatattgcaAGGAGGGAAACGAGTTGATAGCGTTAGAGGAATTATCAAAACTGCCAGCACTTCAACCATGGATTATGACCAGTGAACCAATGAGAGAAAGGCATGTGCGAGCCTCACGAACAGAAAACGCAAATGAATCAGATTCAGAGAGCGATGGATCGAACGACCACAAAATGGAAACAATGAACGATGATTGGGTGGAGGtaaagacaaggagaaaaaaataatctcaaAATGTGAtgtatttgaattttcacaaaaacaatatataaatttatatatatagaaataattataattattattacaaGCGCACTTTAATGTTGATTGCTTATTCGAAGATCTGAGAATGACAAATGATTTCATCTCTACAATTATGATTTAAGGTAGGAGTCGCGCGACAATCGATATTAgacgaactcgtgatttttaaattatatcatttttacgtgataaactttcatatggctaaaggatttaataggttaccgaagattatatcaagaaatttacgatcaaaaatagaaatataacacggcatcgtatgagaaacccatcccgccaacactatgattgcagaattcatttccttatcgattagatatagtttatgttaaaattgctcctcatagattatattataaagattctaatgtgaccataaaaatatagggccatcgactaattcgaagagaatttttaaaataatctcgatgaaaactcagaaaatggcaggagatcgactgccatgaagtggctcgatgtacttggcaacgttaagaatgtatacatatatatatgtatatattgaaaaaccgggtcaaataagcaatcgtaagatatttctaatcataaattattaaacatgatcttgtataaatttatacgaatacaGTTAAAATTGCCCcaagatttattcaatacagaaaacctttcttataacctattttatttcgacgattaataaatagtcatttgaccatagagtcgcgcgactcttacCTTAAGCAGTCTTTGTCATTTTGCAGTCGGTTTGATGACGAGATCTGGAatagaaatgatttttttcagcaagTTTTACACTTAAATAGGACTCCATTATATTTCTTGGGAAAATCGTGAACTCACCTGGACAAACCGGCGGCAAATGCACGGTCGTAAACCCATTCTGATC includes the following:
- the LOC122412981 gene encoding uncharacterized protein isoform X1 is translated as MANTKDFFLTVTQRLFSNWTALKLAVEHGMGPKIRAIEFCPYVTEIMYMNEKLDNDEIAAELEDYMDTNFSTELEDNSAIQVANELLRFYKYCKEGNELIALEELSKLPALQPWIMTSEPMRERHVRASRTENANESDSESDGSNDHKMETMNDDWVEVKTRRKK
- the LOC122412981 gene encoding uncharacterized protein isoform X2, giving the protein MILYNLAVEHGMGPKIRAIEFCPYVTEIMYMNEKLDNDEIAAELEDYMDTNFSTELEDNSAIQVANELLRFYKYCKEGNELIALEELSKLPALQPWIMTSEPMRERHVRASRTENANESDSESDGSNDHKMETMNDDWVEVKTRRKK